The following proteins come from a genomic window of Acinetobacter baumannii:
- the feoB gene encoding ferrous iron transporter B, with amino-acid sequence MSDALRIALVGNPNCGKTSLFNHLTGTRQKVANYAGVTVERKVGHFQLPSGRSVRVLDLPGTYSLNATSPDEAITRDVCLGKIAEEGQQDAFLCVVDATNLKLHLGLVLEMIELGRPILLVLNMMDEARRRGIQINTQKLSQRLGVPVVETVAVRNAGIENLLHALDQEKYSVPQTELSGLTGTHHQKIDMIFKDVVHYVDQEDKRTDFLDRIFLHPVLGLLSLAIMMFIVFQAVFAWAAPFMDGIEGFFGWLGEVVGSVITQPLLHSLVVDGIIAGAGGVVVFLPQILILFFFILVLEESGYLPRAAFLLDKLMFQAGLSGRAFIPLLSSFACAVPGIMATRSISDPRDRFTTIMVAPLMTCSARLPVYALLIAAFIPEKMVWGIFNLQGLVLFGLYMAGIVSALCVSFLMKFFQKDKSQHALLLELSSYRFPDLKSVGIGLLDRAKIFLKRVGGIIFALSILLWFLCTFPQPPEGATLPAIDYSFAGMLGHLIQPLFAPVGFNWQICIALIPAMAAREVVVAALGTVYALSATDEDAVAQGLSHLISADGTGWSLATGLSLLVWFIYAPHCLATLATVRRETGSWKHVAAMTTYLFGLAYFASFVTYQIASHYWG; translated from the coding sequence ATGAGTGATGCGTTACGTATTGCCCTTGTGGGAAACCCTAACTGTGGTAAAACCTCTCTTTTTAACCATTTAACTGGAACTCGACAAAAAGTCGCCAACTATGCCGGTGTAACGGTCGAGCGTAAAGTTGGTCATTTTCAGTTACCTTCGGGCCGTTCGGTTCGAGTGCTCGATTTGCCGGGTACATACAGTCTTAATGCGACCAGTCCGGATGAAGCAATTACTCGTGATGTCTGTTTAGGAAAAATAGCGGAAGAGGGGCAACAAGACGCTTTTTTATGTGTGGTTGATGCGACTAACTTAAAATTGCATTTAGGCCTTGTACTCGAAATGATCGAATTAGGTCGTCCGATTTTACTAGTACTGAATATGATGGATGAAGCGCGTCGTCGTGGCATCCAGATTAATACTCAAAAGTTATCTCAACGTTTGGGTGTACCAGTCGTTGAAACAGTAGCTGTCCGTAATGCGGGTATTGAAAATTTATTACATGCCCTTGATCAAGAAAAATACAGTGTGCCACAAACTGAACTGAGTGGCTTAACTGGGACTCATCATCAAAAAATCGATATGATTTTTAAAGATGTTGTTCATTATGTTGATCAGGAAGACAAGCGTACTGATTTTCTCGATCGAATTTTCTTACATCCAGTCTTAGGTCTACTTAGTCTTGCCATCATGATGTTTATTGTGTTCCAAGCAGTTTTTGCATGGGCAGCGCCTTTTATGGATGGTATTGAAGGCTTCTTCGGCTGGCTGGGTGAAGTAGTAGGTTCTGTGATTACACAGCCACTACTGCATAGTCTGGTGGTTGACGGAATTATCGCGGGTGCAGGTGGCGTAGTTGTTTTCTTGCCACAAATTCTAATTTTGTTCTTCTTCATTTTAGTACTAGAAGAATCGGGCTATTTACCGCGTGCAGCATTTTTACTTGATAAATTAATGTTTCAAGCTGGTTTAAGTGGACGTGCTTTCATTCCGTTACTTTCAAGCTTTGCTTGTGCAGTACCGGGAATTATGGCAACGCGTAGTATTAGTGACCCTCGTGACCGTTTTACAACGATTATGGTTGCGCCACTAATGACTTGTTCGGCACGTTTACCCGTATATGCCTTGCTGATTGCTGCATTTATTCCAGAGAAAATGGTCTGGGGTATTTTCAACCTACAAGGACTGGTGCTTTTCGGTCTGTATATGGCTGGGATTGTGAGTGCACTGTGTGTTTCATTCTTAATGAAATTTTTCCAAAAAGATAAGTCTCAACACGCTTTACTGCTAGAGCTGTCGAGTTATCGTTTCCCTGATTTAAAAAGTGTGGGAATCGGTTTGTTAGATCGTGCAAAGATCTTCTTGAAACGCGTCGGTGGAATCATTTTTGCGCTTTCTATTTTGCTCTGGTTCTTGTGTACTTTCCCGCAGCCACCAGAAGGGGCGACATTGCCTGCTATAGATTATAGTTTCGCAGGTATGCTTGGACACCTTATCCAGCCTTTATTCGCTCCAGTTGGTTTTAACTGGCAAATTTGTATTGCCTTAATCCCGGCTATGGCAGCTCGTGAAGTTGTGGTCGCTGCATTAGGTACTGTATATGCCTTGTCGGCAACCGATGAAGATGCGGTAGCACAAGGTTTATCTCATTTAATTAGTGCAGATGGTACAGGTTGGTCGTTGGCAACAGGTTTATCGCTTTTAGTGTGGTTCATTTATGCGCCGCATTGTTTGGCAACATTGGCAACAGTACGTCGTGAAACAGGTTCATGGAAACATGTTGCAGCTATGACTACATATCTGTTTGGTTTAGCTTATTTTGCATCGTTTGTTACCTATCAAATTGCTTCCCACTATTGGGGTTAA
- a CDS encoding DUF6587 family protein, whose translation MLQYLIIAVLVIWSAVVVFKKVFPKTANSAFSALSVFCEKQGWATLAKWLKPKMTFGCAGGCGCSSEDKPTNTVQEIKPVKWQ comes from the coding sequence ATGCTTCAATATCTGATTATTGCGGTTTTAGTGATTTGGAGTGCTGTTGTTGTTTTTAAGAAAGTATTTCCAAAAACAGCAAACTCGGCCTTTTCAGCACTATCCGTTTTTTGTGAAAAGCAGGGTTGGGCAACTTTAGCAAAATGGCTGAAACCAAAAATGACTTTTGGTTGTGCAGGTGGCTGTGGCTGCTCAAGTGAAGATAAACCCACTAATACAGTTCAAGAAATTAAACCAGTTAAATGGCAGTAA
- the ftsW gene encoding putative lipid II flippase FtsW: MAGLAQTTIQKINHWYERILPKWPAEVTPRNVLIFCVVALLCIGSVMVASASMPYAEYMHENPFHYVIRHGISIVAAGVVAYLTYRISLNTWFKNTFPLWLLTMVLLLAALAVGSEVNGSTRWIKIGGFTLQPTEVAKVMMAIFTADYVVRRAKEVRTHWKGLLRLSGVMAITVGLIIAEPDLGATVVIVMMMVGVFFLAGAPPTQFLIMLGAIVTGIVFLILFEPYRFQRLISFTDPWADPLGVGYQLSNALMAFGRGEWFGTGLGHSVQKLSYLPEAHTDFMLAVLGEEFGFFGISIVIGLSFLMLACCIKIGHRALKHHYLRAGYLAYGISIIFLLQILVNAGMNMGLMPTKGLTLPFISYGGTSLMMCAAMISLILKIDASTQEVNPEREESNF, encoded by the coding sequence ATGGCAGGCTTAGCTCAGACCACAATCCAGAAAATCAATCATTGGTATGAACGGATATTGCCGAAATGGCCAGCGGAAGTGACGCCACGTAATGTCTTGATTTTCTGTGTGGTTGCATTGTTATGTATCGGTTCGGTGATGGTCGCATCTGCTTCCATGCCTTATGCTGAATATATGCATGAAAACCCATTTCACTATGTGATTCGTCATGGGATCTCAATCGTTGCTGCTGGCGTGGTGGCTTATTTAACCTATCGAATATCACTCAATACATGGTTTAAAAATACCTTTCCACTGTGGTTATTAACCATGGTTTTGTTACTTGCGGCTTTGGCTGTAGGTTCGGAAGTTAACGGTTCCACACGTTGGATTAAAATTGGTGGTTTTACCTTGCAGCCAACAGAGGTTGCCAAGGTTATGATGGCCATCTTTACCGCAGATTACGTAGTACGCCGTGCCAAAGAAGTCCGTACCCACTGGAAAGGCTTACTTCGTTTAAGTGGCGTTATGGCAATTACGGTAGGTTTAATTATTGCCGAGCCTGACTTGGGTGCGACGGTGGTTATTGTCATGATGATGGTCGGTGTGTTCTTTCTAGCGGGTGCGCCTCCAACACAATTCTTAATCATGCTTGGTGCAATTGTCACGGGTATTGTGTTTTTGATTTTATTTGAACCTTACCGTTTCCAACGTTTGATTTCGTTTACTGACCCTTGGGCAGACCCATTAGGTGTGGGTTATCAGTTATCAAATGCGTTAATGGCTTTTGGTCGTGGTGAGTGGTTTGGTACAGGCTTGGGGCATAGTGTTCAAAAGCTTTCCTATTTACCAGAAGCGCATACTGACTTTATGTTGGCTGTGTTAGGTGAAGAATTTGGTTTCTTTGGTATTTCGATTGTCATTGGCTTATCTTTCTTGATGCTGGCATGTTGTATCAAAATCGGCCACCGTGCCTTGAAACATCATTATCTTCGCGCAGGCTATTTGGCTTACGGTATTAGTATTATTTTCTTACTCCAGATTTTGGTAAATGCGGGTATGAACATGGGCTTAATGCCAACCAAAGGTTTAACTCTGCCATTTATTAGTTATGGTGGTACGTCTTTAATGATGTGTGCAGCTATGATTAGCTTGATCTTAAAGATTGATGCTTCAACTCAAGAAGTGAACCCTGAGAGGGAAGAATCAAACTTCTAA
- the thiC gene encoding phosphomethylpyrimidine synthase ThiC: MNQLTNLSSAEISAQHEQDAKDLTRILPASKKVYIEGSRPDIQVPMREISLTDTPTGLGGEHNPPIMVYDTSGVYTDPNVQIDLNKGLPSVRQKWIEERNDTDVLSGLTSKFGQERLKDIRTADIRFAHIQNPRRAKAGKNVTQMHYAKQGIITPEMEYIAIRENQRQREAVDMRQHPGQNFGAKNLKEITPEFVRQEVAEGRAIIPANINHPELEPMIIGRNFLVKINANIGNSALGSSIDEEVAKMTWATRWGADTIMDLSTGKNIHETREWIIRNSPVPIGTVPIYQALEKVDGVAENLTWEIFKDTLIEQAEQGVDYFTIHAGVLLRYVPLTANRLTGIVSRGGSIMAQWCLAHHEENFLYTHFDEICEIMKAYDVSFSLGDGLRPGCIQDANDEAQFSELKTLGELTHRAWEHDVQVMIEGPGHVPMHMIKENMDLQLEVCKEAPFYTLGPLTTDIAPGYDHITSAIGAAMIGWYGTAMLCYVTPKEHLGLPNKKDVKDGIITYKIAAHAADLAKGHPGAQVRDNALSKARFEFRWDDQFNLSLDPDTARSMHDETLPKEAHKSAHFCSMCGPKFCSMKITQNVRDYANNLTNSDSEVEEGLKAMKEVYQEQGQKLYHKV, encoded by the coding sequence ATGAACCAATTAACGAATCTCTCTTCTGCTGAAATTTCAGCACAACATGAACAAGATGCAAAAGACTTAACCCGCATCTTACCCGCTTCTAAAAAAGTTTATATTGAAGGCTCTCGCCCTGATATTCAGGTTCCAATGCGAGAAATTTCTTTAACCGATACCCCAACTGGCCTTGGTGGTGAGCACAACCCACCTATTATGGTATATGACACTTCAGGTGTTTATACTGACCCGAATGTTCAAATTGATTTAAACAAAGGTTTACCTTCAGTTCGTCAAAAATGGATTGAAGAGCGTAATGATACTGACGTTCTTTCTGGCCTAACTTCAAAGTTTGGACAGGAGCGTTTAAAAGATATTCGTACTGCTGATATTCGCTTTGCACATATTCAAAACCCACGCCGCGCTAAAGCAGGTAAAAATGTCACTCAAATGCACTATGCCAAGCAAGGTATTATCACGCCTGAAATGGAATATATTGCAATTCGTGAAAATCAGCGTCAACGTGAAGCTGTAGATATGCGCCAGCACCCAGGTCAAAACTTTGGTGCAAAAAACTTAAAAGAAATTACACCTGAGTTTGTTCGCCAAGAAGTTGCCGAAGGCCGCGCTATTATTCCTGCCAACATTAACCACCCAGAACTTGAACCAATGATTATTGGCCGTAATTTCTTGGTTAAGATTAATGCCAATATTGGTAACTCGGCGCTTGGTTCTTCAATTGATGAAGAAGTTGCGAAAATGACATGGGCAACCCGTTGGGGCGCTGACACCATTATGGACTTGTCTACAGGTAAGAACATTCATGAAACACGTGAATGGATTATTCGTAACTCACCAGTTCCAATTGGTACCGTACCAATTTATCAAGCACTTGAAAAAGTTGATGGTGTTGCCGAGAACCTGACTTGGGAAATCTTTAAAGACACGCTTATTGAACAAGCTGAACAAGGTGTTGACTACTTCACCATTCACGCAGGTGTTCTACTTCGTTATGTGCCACTTACAGCAAACCGTTTAACAGGTATTGTGTCTCGTGGTGGTTCAATCATGGCGCAGTGGTGTCTCGCTCATCATGAAGAGAACTTCTTATACACACACTTCGATGAAATCTGTGAAATCATGAAAGCCTATGATGTGTCATTTAGCTTAGGCGATGGCTTACGTCCAGGTTGTATTCAAGATGCAAATGACGAAGCGCAGTTCAGCGAACTTAAAACACTGGGTGAGCTGACTCACCGTGCATGGGAACATGATGTGCAGGTCATGATCGAAGGTCCGGGCCACGTACCAATGCACATGATTAAAGAGAACATGGACTTACAGTTGGAAGTGTGTAAAGAAGCTCCATTCTATACGCTTGGGCCTTTAACCACAGATATCGCTCCGGGTTATGACCACATTACTTCTGCTATTGGTGCAGCTATGATTGGCTGGTATGGTACAGCAATGCTTTGCTATGTGACACCTAAAGAACATTTAGGTTTACCAAACAAGAAAGATGTGAAAGACGGAATTATTACCTACAAGATTGCAGCACACGCAGCCGATCTTGCCAAAGGTCATCCGGGTGCACAGGTTCGTGATAATGCCTTGTCTAAAGCACGTTTCGAATTCCGTTGGGACGACCAGTTCAACCTAAGTCTAGACCCAGATACAGCACGCAGCATGCATGACGAGACTTTACCAAAAGAAGCGCATAAATCTGCTCACTTTTGCTCAATGTGTGGTCCAAAATTCTGTTCGATGAAAATCACCCAGAATGTACGTGACTATGCCAACAATCTCACCAATAGCGATTCAGAGGTTGAAGAAGGCCTCAAAGCGATGAAAGAGGTTTATCAAGAGCAAGGACAAAAACTGTATCATAAAGTGTAA
- the gluQRS gene encoding tRNA glutamyl-Q(34) synthetase GluQRS — MTVKNSPAELSSALANQRNDVPLIRYSGRFAPSPTGPLHFGSLITAVASYCDARAHQGRWFVRVEDTDIPRIYPGSEDHILASLEAFQFDPDAEIIFQKDRLDIYESVLDQLKKEGLVYACQCTRKMLGSNAIYAGTCRDLHLDFQHQAIRVKVQDQPICFDDRLQGIHCSNLEHDLGDFVLKRRDGIINYQLAVVVDDYLQGITHVVRGADLLDNTERQIWLGQLLGYPKLSYMHLPLAMNDQGQKLSKQNLAHALDLTKAPELLQQAIQALGQPNVDLDRPEVMLKQAVTQWNVDLIPHGQQLCGTYL, encoded by the coding sequence GTGACGGTTAAGAATTCTCCAGCCGAGCTTAGTTCGGCTCTTGCGAATCAGCGAAACGATGTTCCACTGATTCGCTACTCAGGTCGGTTTGCGCCCTCGCCAACCGGCCCTTTACATTTCGGATCACTCATTACTGCTGTTGCCAGTTACTGCGATGCCAGAGCCCATCAAGGCCGATGGTTCGTTCGTGTCGAAGATACAGATATCCCCCGCATCTACCCCGGTAGTGAAGACCATATACTCGCATCACTTGAAGCTTTTCAGTTCGATCCGGATGCCGAGATCATTTTTCAAAAAGACCGCCTAGATATTTACGAAAGTGTATTAGACCAACTTAAAAAAGAGGGTCTGGTTTACGCCTGTCAATGTACCCGTAAAATGCTCGGTTCAAACGCTATCTATGCAGGCACATGTCGAGATTTGCATCTCGACTTCCAACATCAAGCCATTCGGGTAAAAGTTCAAGATCAGCCAATCTGTTTCGATGACCGCCTACAAGGGATTCATTGTTCTAATCTAGAGCATGACCTTGGTGATTTTGTCCTTAAACGCCGTGATGGAATTATTAACTACCAGCTTGCTGTCGTCGTAGATGATTACCTACAAGGCATTACTCATGTTGTGCGAGGCGCAGACCTGTTAGATAACACTGAGCGTCAAATCTGGCTTGGTCAACTCCTCGGCTACCCTAAGCTGAGTTACATGCATCTTCCGCTCGCCATGAACGACCAAGGGCAAAAACTTTCAAAGCAAAACCTTGCCCATGCACTTGATTTAACTAAAGCTCCTGAGTTACTACAACAAGCCATACAAGCCTTAGGTCAACCAAATGTTGATTTAGATCGCCCCGAAGTGATGCTCAAGCAGGCGGTAACCCAGTGGAATGTAGATTTGATTCCTCATGGACAACAACTTTGCGGAACATATCTATAA
- a CDS encoding NUDIX domain-containing protein — protein MSIVERPSYTSKDVEVTSREPLFSGFIQVEKVSLRHRLFNQSEYTPVLQRELVHRPEAAGVLLYNDQKQQFALIEQFRVGALDDSHSPWQLEIIAGVLDGNESPESCIRRESLEESGCEVQDLEHLFSFYPSAGACSELFHLYVAETNLPAVGGVFGVDNEGENIQLHLFSYSEIQTLLDSGRLRNAPVIMALQWLAQHSKTIINPKR, from the coding sequence ATGAGTATTGTCGAGCGTCCAAGTTATACATCTAAAGATGTCGAAGTAACATCACGTGAACCTCTGTTCAGTGGTTTTATTCAAGTTGAAAAAGTCAGCCTTCGACATCGTCTATTTAATCAATCTGAATATACTCCTGTATTGCAGCGCGAACTTGTGCATCGGCCTGAAGCGGCTGGCGTTCTACTCTACAATGATCAAAAACAACAGTTCGCCCTGATTGAACAGTTTCGTGTTGGTGCTTTAGATGACTCCCATTCGCCATGGCAACTCGAAATTATCGCAGGTGTATTAGATGGCAATGAATCACCAGAAAGTTGCATTCGACGCGAGAGTCTTGAAGAATCAGGCTGCGAAGTTCAGGATTTAGAACATCTATTTAGTTTTTACCCATCAGCTGGCGCCTGTTCAGAGTTATTTCATCTGTATGTTGCTGAAACCAATTTACCTGCTGTAGGCGGTGTTTTTGGGGTAGATAATGAGGGTGAAAATATTCAGCTGCATTTGTTTAGTTATAGTGAAATTCAAACACTACTCGACAGCGGACGTTTAAGAAATGCCCCTGTTATTATGGCATTACAATGGCTGGCTCAACACAGCAAAACGATAATAAATCCGAAGAGGTAG
- a CDS encoding FeoA family protein has protein sequence MRLSALKVKQAATITKVNRIEVESEQQDLVAIRLESLGFVPGTRVEVITKGVFGGDPILIQIGFTRFALRKAEAEKIEIQIEEGVPA, from the coding sequence GTGCGTTTATCAGCGTTGAAAGTGAAGCAAGCGGCGACCATCACCAAAGTGAATCGGATAGAAGTAGAGTCCGAGCAGCAAGATTTGGTCGCAATTCGTTTGGAAAGTCTGGGTTTTGTACCAGGCACACGAGTGGAAGTGATTACCAAGGGTGTTTTTGGTGGTGATCCGATCTTAATCCAAATTGGCTTTACTCGTTTCGCTTTACGTAAAGCAGAAGCGGAAAAAATCGAAATTCAGATAGAAGAAGGAGTACCCGCATGA
- the xerD gene encoding site-specific tyrosine recombinase XerD, translating to MINKKPRIPSPVQIPEHLSFLQGFRDYLVAQTVSPHTRNAYLSDLIQCSELHKKNRLPDWTSDDISDVLIELTKVGKSPRSIARCLSALRQFYKFLREQKLRSDNPVATHHSPKIGRALPKDLSEEDVEALIQAPDITTALGLRDRAMFEVLYACGLRVSELLNLRLELINLKQGYLRITGKGNKERLVPLGQYACDWVERYLNEARPQLYKSSTDYLFLTQHGGIMSRQNFWYAIKRYALQANIQAELSPHTLRHAFATHLLNHGADLRVVQMLLGHSDLSTTQIYTHVAQVRMQQLHEKHHPRG from the coding sequence ATGATAAATAAAAAACCGCGTATTCCAAGCCCTGTTCAAATTCCTGAACATTTAAGCTTTTTACAAGGTTTTCGCGACTATCTGGTTGCACAGACAGTCAGTCCGCATACGCGCAATGCCTATTTATCCGACCTGATTCAATGTAGTGAACTTCATAAAAAAAATAGATTGCCAGATTGGACGAGCGATGACATTTCTGACGTCCTCATTGAACTTACCAAAGTAGGGAAAAGTCCACGTTCAATTGCTCGTTGCTTATCTGCACTACGTCAGTTTTATAAATTTCTACGTGAACAGAAATTACGAAGTGATAATCCTGTAGCTACTCACCATTCACCAAAAATTGGCCGAGCTTTACCTAAAGACTTGTCTGAAGAAGATGTAGAAGCGCTCATTCAGGCGCCAGACATTACAACGGCGTTGGGCTTACGTGACCGAGCAATGTTTGAAGTCCTTTACGCTTGTGGTTTACGTGTCTCTGAATTACTAAATTTACGCCTCGAACTTATTAATTTAAAACAAGGTTACTTGCGTATTACGGGTAAAGGTAACAAAGAACGTTTAGTGCCTTTAGGCCAATATGCCTGCGATTGGGTAGAACGCTACTTAAACGAGGCACGTCCACAACTTTATAAAAGTTCAACTGACTATTTATTTTTAACCCAGCACGGTGGAATTATGAGCCGTCAGAACTTTTGGTATGCCATTAAGCGTTATGCGCTACAGGCCAATATTCAGGCTGAACTTTCACCTCATACCTTACGTCATGCTTTTGCCACGCATCTACTTAATCACGGGGCGGACTTACGCGTAGTACAAATGTTACTGGGCCATAGTGATTTATCAACCACGCAAATCTATACGCATGTAGCACAAGTCAGAATGCAACAATTGCATGAAAAACATCACCCTAGGGGTTAA
- the cpdA gene encoding 3',5'-cyclic-AMP phosphodiesterase yields MTFQVSTLSQKNHVIIQITDTHLLEYPQLEFVGMNPEESFHAIIQQILKQHPEADAIIHTGDLAQAPTPITYKRYINFMQTLGLPFFQTLGNHDNVDHFPLHNENHQQPVVVGLGNWRVIMLNSAVKGKVDGHLSSEQLENLANLLEQFADHPVLLACHHHPFAMKSKWIDHHKLQNSNALLDTLSPFQNVKALVCGHVHQDSLNIWQGIEFFSTPSTSVQFKPFSNDFALDQNAPGYRYIRLNNDGSFETKVFRLENFKTRINTDISGY; encoded by the coding sequence GTGACTTTCCAAGTCTCAACACTTTCACAAAAAAATCATGTCATCATACAAATTACCGATACACATTTATTGGAGTATCCACAGCTAGAATTTGTGGGGATGAATCCTGAAGAAAGTTTCCACGCCATTATTCAACAGATACTAAAACAACATCCCGAAGCTGATGCGATTATTCATACCGGTGACCTCGCACAAGCGCCAACACCTATTACCTACAAACGTTATATCAATTTTATGCAAACCTTGGGCCTGCCTTTTTTCCAGACCCTCGGCAATCATGACAATGTCGACCACTTTCCTCTACATAACGAAAACCATCAACAACCTGTAGTTGTCGGTTTAGGAAACTGGCGTGTGATTATGCTAAATAGCGCGGTAAAGGGAAAAGTAGATGGTCATCTGTCTTCGGAACAATTAGAAAATTTAGCGAATTTACTTGAACAATTTGCAGATCATCCTGTTTTGCTGGCTTGTCATCACCATCCATTTGCCATGAAATCAAAATGGATTGACCACCATAAGCTTCAAAACTCAAATGCACTTTTAGATACTTTAAGTCCATTTCAAAACGTGAAGGCCCTAGTCTGCGGACATGTTCATCAAGATTCCCTTAATATCTGGCAAGGTATCGAGTTTTTTTCTACGCCTTCCACAAGTGTACAGTTTAAGCCGTTTAGTAATGATTTTGCACTCGACCAAAATGCACCGGGTTATCGTTACATTCGTCTGAATAACGATGGTAGTTTTGAAACAAAAGTGTTTCGCCTTGAAAATTTCAAAACCCGTATAAATACTGATATTTCAGGTTATTAG
- the dksA gene encoding RNA polymerase-binding protein DksA — translation MANDNHNQVLDEHTEVVVEGDKASAKRARKVKPKTSDVGSTASLFGIAPYQPKKNEEYMSEGQLEHFRQILQAWKAELMSEVDRTLNTMQDESTALPDVNDRATQEEEFAIELRTRDRERKLIRKIEQSLEAIKNEDYGFCETCGIEIGLRRLEARPTATLCIDCKTLAEIKEKQNNG, via the coding sequence ATGGCGAATGACAACCACAACCAAGTTTTGGATGAACATACAGAAGTTGTAGTAGAAGGTGATAAAGCTTCTGCAAAACGTGCACGTAAAGTGAAACCTAAAACTTCTGACGTAGGCTCAACTGCAAGTTTATTTGGTATTGCACCTTATCAACCTAAGAAAAATGAAGAGTACATGTCTGAAGGACAGCTCGAGCATTTCCGACAAATTCTGCAAGCATGGAAAGCTGAATTAATGTCTGAAGTTGATCGTACTTTAAATACGATGCAAGATGAATCAACTGCATTGCCAGACGTAAATGACCGTGCTACCCAAGAAGAAGAATTTGCAATTGAATTACGTACACGTGACCGTGAACGTAAATTAATTCGTAAAATCGAACAATCTCTTGAAGCGATTAAAAACGAAGACTACGGTTTCTGTGAAACTTGTGGTATCGAAATCGGCTTACGTCGTTTAGAAGCACGTCCAACTGCAACGTTATGTATTGACTGCAAAACTTTGGCAGAAATTAAAGAGAAGCAAAATAACGGTTAA
- the murD gene encoding UDP-N-acetylmuramoyl-L-alanine--D-glutamate ligase, with product MLIQRGGLKVVAGLGISGVSAVNFLHEQGYQVAVTDSRPTPPGHDQIPAGVKTSFGQLDQELLLQAEEIILSPGLAPQLPEIQAAIAKGISVVGDIQLLRRATDVPIVAITGSNAKSTVTTLIGLMAKDAGKKVAVGGNLGRPALDLLKDQPELLVLELSSFQLETTSHLNAEVAVVLNMSEDHLDRHGNMLGYHQAKHRIFQGAKKVVFNRDDALSRPLVPDTTPMQSFGLNAPDLNQYGVLRDADGTLWLARGLQRLIKSSDLYIQGMHNVANALACLALGEAIGLPMESMLETLKQFKGLEHRCEYVKTVHDVRYYNDSKGTNVGATLAAIDGLGAAIEVKKGKVALILGGQGKGQDFSPLRSSIEKYAKVVVLIGEDAPVIEQAIQGATKILHAATLKEAVELCQRETQAEDVVLLSPACASFDMFKSYNDRGQQFVACVNSLV from the coding sequence ATGTTAATACAACGTGGTGGATTAAAAGTTGTAGCAGGCTTGGGAATATCAGGCGTTTCTGCTGTAAATTTCCTGCATGAACAAGGCTACCAAGTTGCTGTAACGGATTCCCGCCCCACACCTCCCGGACACGATCAGATTCCGGCTGGCGTTAAAACCAGTTTTGGTCAGCTTGATCAAGAATTATTATTACAAGCAGAAGAGATTATTTTAAGCCCAGGCCTTGCACCACAATTACCGGAAATTCAGGCAGCTATTGCTAAAGGTATTTCTGTGGTGGGCGATATCCAGTTATTGCGCCGTGCCACTGATGTGCCGATTGTAGCGATTACAGGTTCCAATGCAAAAAGTACTGTAACCACTTTAATTGGCTTAATGGCTAAGGATGCAGGTAAGAAAGTTGCAGTAGGTGGCAATCTTGGTCGACCAGCGTTAGATTTACTTAAAGATCAACCAGAGTTACTGGTGCTTGAGTTATCAAGCTTTCAGTTAGAAACCACCTCTCACTTAAACGCTGAGGTAGCAGTGGTTCTCAATATGAGTGAAGACCATTTAGACCGTCATGGAAATATGCTGGGGTATCACCAAGCAAAACATCGTATTTTCCAAGGCGCTAAAAAAGTTGTATTTAACCGAGACGATGCTTTAAGCCGTCCACTTGTTCCAGATACGACACCAATGCAAAGCTTTGGTTTAAACGCACCGGATTTAAATCAATATGGCGTTTTAAGAGATGCCGACGGTACGCTTTGGCTTGCTCGTGGTTTACAGCGTTTAATTAAAAGTTCAGATTTATATATTCAAGGTATGCACAACGTAGCCAATGCTTTAGCGTGTTTAGCATTGGGGGAGGCAATTGGTTTACCTATGGAGTCAATGCTTGAAACTTTAAAACAATTTAAAGGATTAGAGCACCGCTGTGAGTACGTTAAAACCGTGCATGATGTCCGTTATTATAATGACTCTAAAGGTACCAATGTTGGTGCTACACTTGCAGCAATTGATGGCTTAGGTGCTGCCATTGAAGTGAAAAAAGGTAAGGTTGCACTTATTTTAGGTGGCCAAGGTAAAGGGCAAGATTTTTCTCCTTTACGTTCTTCTATCGAAAAATATGCCAAAGTTGTGGTATTGATTGGTGAAGATGCGCCTGTCATCGAACAAGCCATTCAAGGCGCAACTAAAATTTTACATGCAGCAACGCTTAAAGAAGCTGTCGAGCTGTGTCAACGTGAAACACAGGCTGAAGATGTGGTATTGCTATCACCAGCATGTGCAAGTTTTGATATGTTTAAAAGTTATAATGACCGTGGTCAGCAGTTTGTTGCCTGCGTCAATTCGTTGGTTTAA